The following coding sequences are from one Arachis hypogaea cultivar Tifrunner chromosome 7, arahy.Tifrunner.gnm2.J5K5, whole genome shotgun sequence window:
- the LOC112702348 gene encoding uncharacterized protein: MKVKVISRSVDEFTRERSQDLQRVFRNYDPNLRTQEKAVEYVRALNAVKLDKIFARPFIGAMDGHIDGVSCMAKNPTQLKWIFSGAMDGDIRLWDIASRRTVCQFPGHQGAVRGLTVSTDGRMLVSCGTDCTVRLWNTSVDNLMELGHSTKNSVEPASVHVGKNAFLAVDHQWDGELFATAGAQVDIWNHNRSEPINSFQWGTDSVISVRFNPGEPNLLVASASDRGIMLYDLRMATPVTKMIMMTKTNSIAWNPMEPINFTAANEDGNCYSYDARKLDEAKCVHTDHVSAVMDIDYSPTGREFVTGSYDRTVRLFHYNSGHSREIYHTKRMQRVFCVKFSGDGSYVISGSDDTNLRLWKAKASEQLGVVLPRERKKHEYHAAIKKRYMHLPEVKRIARHRHLPKPIYKAAALMRAMADARKRKQERRKAHSAPGSITTQPLRRRRIIKEVE, translated from the exons ATGAAGGTCAAAGTTATATCTCGTTCTGTTGATGAATTCACCCGGGAACGAAGCCAAGACCTTCAG aGGGTATTCCGCAACTACGATCCCAACCTTCGTACTCAAGAGAAAGCTGTTGAGTATGTCCGTGCTCTCAATGCTGTCAAGTTGGACAAG ATTTTTGCAAGACCGTTTATAGGTGCAATGGATGGGCATATAGATGGGGTTTCCTGTATGGCTAAGAATCCTACCCAATTGAAATGGATATTTTCTGGTGCAATGGATGGAG ATATTCGTCTCTGGGATATAGCTTCCAG GCGCACAGTTTGTCAGTTTCCTGGTCATCAAGGTGCTGTCCGAGGCTTGACTGTATCAACAGATGGGCGCATGCTTGTGTCATGTGGTACTGATTGCAC TGTTAGACTTTGGAATACTTCTGTTGATAATCTTATGGAGTTGGGTCACTCAACTAAGAATTCTGTAGAG CCAGCAAGTGTTCATGTTGGGAAGAATGCATTTTT GGCTGTTGATCACCAGTGGGATGGTGAACTTTTTGCCACAGCTGGTGCCCAAGTAGATATATGGAATCACAACAG ATCTGAGCCTATAAACAGTTTTCAGTGGGGAACAGATTCAGTAATTTCGGTTCGGTTTAATCCCGGAGAACCAAATCTCCTAGTAGCATCTGCTAG TGACCGAGGTATAATGTTATACGATCTACGTATGGCTACTCCAGTGACAAAAATGATAATGATG ACCAAAACAAATTCGATAGCATGGAACCCAATGGAACCAATAAATTTCACAGCT GCAAATGAAGATGGAAATTGCTATAGCTATGATGCTAGAAAGTTAGATGAAGCCAAATGTGTTCATACAGATCATGTTTCTGCAGT GATGGACATTGACTATTCACCGACTGGTCGAGAATTTGTGACTGGATCGTATGACAGAACA GTGAGGCTTTTCCATTATAACAGTGGTCACAGCAGGGAGATTTATCATACTAAGAGAATGCAAAG GGTATTCTGTGTCAAGTTCAGCGGTGATGGAAGTTACGTGATATCTGGAAGTGATGATACTAATCTCAGGCTTTGGAAGGCTAAGGCATCAGAACAACTTGGAGTT GTTCTCCCAAGGGAACGGAAGAAGCATGAGTATCATGCAGCCATTAAGAAACGTTATATGCACCTGCCTGAAGTTAAGCGTATTGCTAG GCATAGGCACTTGCCCAAGCCAATATACAAAGCTGCGGCTTTGATGCGTGCCATGGCAGATGCCAGGAAAAGAAAACAAGAGAGGAGGAAAGCTCACAGTGCACCAGGGAGCATTACGACGCAACCACTACGGAGACGAAGAATTATCAAAGAAGTTGAGTAA
- the LOC112702349 gene encoding LOB domain-containing protein 21, producing MWFPLNSDAYTHMTHPYSFLVMKKSGGGAIMKGYEPRSSSSCAACKFLKRRCIPNCIFAPYFRSDECKKFAKVHKVFGASNVSKILVEVPEDQREDTVNSLAYEAEARLRDPVYGCIGAIALLQRKMLELQHDLAIAKDRLARYSAVAATATADATSLITSSSSSSDNIFHFNHSQVSLPPFPEFPSSSDFNDTAAFCHASSSSSQSFPTTVVDDFIQIPYIF from the coding sequence ATGTGGTTCCCCTTAAATAGCGATGCATACACACACATGACACATCCATATTCATTTCTTGTTATGAAAAAATCAGGAGGAGGAGCCATCATGAAGGGTTACGAGCCACGTTCAAGTTCTTCTTGTGCCGCCTGCAAATTCTTGAAGAGAAGGTGCATCCCTAACTGCATATTCGCCCCTTACTTTCGCTCCGACGAGTGCAAGAAATTCGCCAAAGTTCACAAGGTCTTCGGTGCCAGCAATGTCAGCAAGATCCTCGTCGAGGTCCCCGAGGACCAGCGGGAAGACACCGTCAACTCCCTCGCCTACGAGGCCGAGGCCCGCCTCCGCGACCCTGTTTACGGCTGCATTGGCGCCATTGCTCTCCTCCAGAGGAAAATGCTCGAGCTTCAGCACGATCTCGCCATTGCCAAGGATCGTCTTGCTCGCTATTCTGCTGTTGCTGCTACTGCTACTGCTGATGCTACTTCTCTTattacttcttcctcttcttcctccgatAACATCTTTCATTTCAATCATTCTCAAGTTTCCTTGCCTCCTTTCCCTGAATTCCCTTCTTCCTCTGATTTCAATGACACTGCTGCTTTCTGCCacgcctcttcttcttcctctcaatCCTTTCCCACCACTGTAGTCGACGATTTCATTCAAATTCCATATATATTTTAG
- the LOC140174272 gene encoding serine/threonine-protein phosphatase 7 long form homolog, giving the protein MVRNFTLPEEHIIEYLDHPQWAIRNLLPRKLDPPDTFNERAAEALALTGFQHVSRIGEMRGHSALLSALVERWRPETHTFHLPVGEVTVTLEDVIHILGLQVNGEPVTGRSDSSYQFLVDNCLACFGRQPGPDDHVLGKVNLHWVRRCRDSEACDTQESIERYVRAHIFCVLGTVVFPDKSTTSLNSKFLPLLRDFHQISQYSWGAASLAHLYRSLCRASRYNCKEMDGPLILLFVWAWERMPFMAPIPRNQLLNIGVPLARRYCTLLM; this is encoded by the exons atggttcGTAATTTTACGTTACCTGAAGAACACATTATTGAGTATTTGGATCATCCACAATgg gcGATCAGAAATTTGTTGCCTAGAAAACTTGATCCGCCGGATACTTTTAATGAGAGAGCTGCAGAGGCACTAGCATTAACTGGGTTTCAACACGTTTCGCGAATTGGTGAAATGAGAGGTCATTCTGCACTCTTAAGTGCCTTGGTGGAACGATGGAGGCCTGAAACCCATACGTTCCACCTTCCAGTGGGTGAAGTGACGGTGACGCTGGAAGACGTGATACATATACTTGGCCTCCAGGTTAACGGAGAACCCGTCACGGGTAGATCGGATAGCAGTTACCAGTTTTTGGTGGATAACTGCCTCGCTTGTTTTGGTAGGCAACCGGGTCCGGACGATCACGTGTTGGGCAAGGTAAATCTCCATTGGGTCCGGCGGTGTCGAGACAGTGAAGCGTGTGACACGCAGGAGTCTATTGAGCGGTACGTCAGGGCTCACATTTTCTGCGTGCTTGGTACAGTGGTTTTTCCAGATAAGTCCACCACGTCTTTGAACTCGAAGTTTTTGCCTCTACTTCGGGATTTTCATCAGATCTCGCAATACAGTTGGGGGGCAGCTAGTCTGGCACATCTATACAGATCGTTGTGTCGTGCATCGCGGTATAACTGTAAAGAGATGGATGGGCCACTGATTTTACTTTTTGTTTGGGCGTGGGAGCGTATGCCGTTCATGGCCCCTATACCGCGCAATCAGCTTCTCAATATTGGTGTTCCACTTGCGCGACGGTATTGTACTTTACTgatgtaa